A single window of Scomber scombrus chromosome 12, fScoSco1.1, whole genome shotgun sequence DNA harbors:
- the abcg8 gene encoding ATP-binding cassette sub-family G member 8, which translates to MDTEIDNGQTNGSSQCQDIDLFSSEEDSSLYFTYSGGCNELEVNNLHYEVDTAAQIPWYERLSEFKLPWEMKGNKQTAINKLSLRVRSGQMLAIIGSSGCGKTSLLDIITCRDEGGIMTSGQILINGKTNTPQLVKKSIAHVRQDDRLLPHLTVRETLVFVAKLRLPTHFTQAQRDQRVDDVIAELRLRQCAHTRVGNDYVRGVSGGERRRVSIAVQLLWNPGILILDEPTSGLDSFTAHNLVITLSRLARGNRLVLLSVHQPRSDIFQLFDLVVLLSSGSAVYCGAARDMVPYFTALGYPCPRYCNPSDFYVDLISIDRRSLDQEAECLERARVLAEHFMEKVRDTDDHMWKPAGSSTALTHTGSPQQPSTVKGEEVITISNKSNRLPGRLHQFTILIRRHMYNDYRDLVTLLVHGFEALLMSLLVGFLYYGAGEERLSIQDTVALLYMIGALTPFAVVLDVIAKCHTERAMLYHELEDGMYSVTSYFFAKILGELPEHCVFTLVYGLPIYWLAGLNEDPYNFLLNFLLVWLMVYCSRAMALFVAASLPTLQTSAFMGNSLFTVFYLTGGFVINLENMWLVASWLSHASFMRWGFEGMLQVQFRGNKYPVKLGNITIYVDGLHVVEAMNMNQYPLYSCYLVLLAVCLAFMALYYVALKCIKQKSSQDW; encoded by the exons ATGGACACAGAAATAGACAATGGCCAAACAAATGGCTCCTCACAG TGTCAAGACATAGACCTGTTCTCGTCTGAAGAAGATAGCAGCCTCTACTTCACCTACAGTGGAGGGTGCAACGAGCTGGAGGTCAACAACCTGCACTATGAG gtGGACACAGCAGCTCAGATCCCCTGGTATGAGAGGTTGTCGGAGTTCAAGTTGCCATGGGAGATGAAAGGAAACAAGCAGACGGCCATCAACAAACTCAGCCTTAGAGTACGAAGCGGACAGATGCTGGCCATCATCGGCAGCTCAG GCTGTGGTAAAACATCTTTGCTGGACATAATAACGTGTCGGGATGAAGGCGGTATAATGACATCCGGCCAGATTCTGATCAACGGAAAGACCAACACACCCCAGCTGGTGAAGAAGAGTATCGCTCACGTCCGCCAAGACGACCGCCTTCTTCCTCACCTCACCGTCCGCGAGACTCTCGTCTTTGTAGCCAAACTGAGGCTCCCCACCCACTTCACACAAGCTCAGCGGGATCAGAGG GTGGACGATGTCATTGCAGAGCTGCGGCTTAGACAGTGTGCACACACCAGGGTGGGGAACGACTATGTGAGGGGTGTTTccggaggggagaggaggagagtcaGTATAGCCGTCCAACTTCTCTGGAACCCtg gTATTTTGATTCTGGACGAGCCCACGTCAGGTTTGGACAGTTTCACAGCCCACAACCTGGTGATCACACTGTCCCGCCTGGCCCGGGGAAACCGTCTGGTCTTGCTGTCGGTCCACCAGCCTCGATCAGATATCTTCCAGCTGTTCGACCTTGTTGTCCTGCTCTCGTCAGGTTCTGCTGTTTACTGCGGTGCTGCTCGTGACATGGTGCCTTACTTCACCGCACTAGGATACCCCTGCCCACGATACTGCAACCCCTCTGATTTCTatg ttgACCTGATCAGTATAGACCGGCGTAGTCTGGATCAAGAGGCCGAGTGTTTGGAGCGGGCTAGAGTTCTGGCTGAGCACTTCATGGAAAAGGTCAGAGACACAGACGATCACATGTGGAAACCAGCTGGGAGCAGcacagcactgacacacactggcag CCCTCAGCAGCCCAGCACAGTTAAAGGAGAAGAAGTCATCACTATATCCAACAAGAGCAACAGATTGCCTGGCAGACTTCATCAATTTACCATCCTCATCAG gCGTCATATGTACAATGACTACAGAGACCTGGTCACTTTATTGGTCCACGGCTTCGAGGCCCTTCTCATGTCACTGCTGGTCGGTTTTCTATATTACGGGGCAGGAGAGGAACGTCTCTCCATTCAGGACACCGTGGCGCTCCTCTACATGATCGGAGCTCTCACCCCTTTCGCCGTGGTGCTGGACGTCATAGCTAAAT GTCACACAGAGAGAGCCATGCTTTACCACGAGCTGGAGGACGGCATGTACTCTGTCACATCTTACTTCTTTGCCAAG ATTCTGGGGGAGTTACCAGAGCACTGTGTGTTCACCTTGGTTTACGGTCTGCCCATCTATTGGCTGGCGGGGCTCAACGAGGATCCATACAATTTCCTCCTCAACTTCCTGCTGGTGTGGCTGATGGTTTACTGCAGTCGAGCCATGGCTCTGTTTGTAGCTGCTTCGCTGCCTACCCTGCAGACCTCAGCGTTCATGGGCAACTCTTTGTTCACCGTCTTTTATTTGACTGGAGGTTTTGTCATCAACCTGGAGAATATGTGGCTTG TGGCCTCGTGGCTCTCTCACGCCTCCTTCATGCGCTGGGGCTTTGAGGGAATGCTGCAGGTGCAGTTCAGAGGCAACAAGTACCCCGTCAAGCTCGGAAACATAACCATCTATGTTGATGGATTACAC gTGGTGGAGGCCATGAACATGAACCAGTACCCTCTGTACTCGTGCTACCTGGTGCTGCTGGCAGTCTGTCTGGCCTTCATGGCGCTCTACTACGTGGCCCTAAAATGTATCAAACAGAAGTCCAGTCAAGACTGGTGA